In Nocardioides sp. InS609-2, a single genomic region encodes these proteins:
- a CDS encoding XRE family transcriptional regulator: MTTPLVAAGALPTTQKTATGGDEHTALGDVEGRPDMIETSLTSGDAMSSNERLRGALASAGLTVQSFSEQLEVDPKTVERWITQGRLPHRRHRLNAGALLGKPDHYLWEGTSSDPRAKSASEAELIHMYPNRGSVPVDTWLALLSSATESVDLLAYAATFLHDAVPGFADELVTKARAGVRVRLLFGDPQADAVQRRGDEEGIGELLAARCGITWRYFAGALTSPGVQARQHGCTLYASLFRFDDALLVNPHAYAAPAGQSPVLHLNRIPGGRVVDHYLTSFDAVWNSGVTVQ, translated from the coding sequence ATGACGACTCCTCTGGTTGCGGCGGGCGCTCTGCCCACGACTCAGAAGACCGCGACGGGCGGGGACGAACACACCGCACTCGGGGACGTTGAGGGACGTCCTGACATGATAGAAACGTCCCTAACGTCAGGAGATGCAATGTCGTCGAACGAACGCCTACGAGGAGCGCTGGCCAGCGCTGGACTCACGGTCCAAAGCTTCAGCGAGCAGTTGGAGGTGGATCCCAAGACCGTCGAGCGGTGGATTACACAGGGCCGGCTGCCGCATCGTCGCCACCGTCTGAACGCGGGTGCGCTCCTCGGAAAGCCGGATCACTACTTGTGGGAGGGGACGTCCAGCGACCCTCGGGCCAAGTCGGCGAGCGAGGCCGAGCTGATCCATATGTACCCCAACCGCGGAAGCGTCCCAGTGGACACTTGGCTTGCCCTGCTGTCCTCGGCCACGGAGAGCGTCGACCTCCTCGCATATGCCGCGACGTTTCTCCACGACGCCGTACCCGGTTTCGCCGATGAGCTGGTCACCAAGGCCCGGGCAGGCGTCCGAGTAAGACTGTTGTTCGGTGATCCTCAGGCGGACGCAGTCCAGCGACGTGGGGACGAAGAGGGCATCGGTGAGCTACTCGCAGCGCGATGCGGGATCACGTGGCGGTACTTCGCCGGCGCGTTGACGTCGCCAGGAGTTCAGGCGCGGCAGCACGGATGCACGTTGTACGCCTCGCTCTTCCGGTTCGATGATGCGTTGTTGGTCAACCCGCATGCCTACGCGGCCCCAGCTGGACAATCACCCGTCCTGCACCTCAACCGCATCCCCGGCGGGCGCGTTGTCGACCACTACCTGACGTCCTTCGATGCCGTCTGGAATTCAGGCGTGACGGTTCAGTAA
- a CDS encoding NUDIX domain-containing protein yields MSRVDYIDDPNAPAINSVVPSVVAVVTDREGRVLMIHKTDNNLWALPGGGHEPGEFIADTVVREVKEETGYDVEVETLTGTYTNPNHRMKYDDGEVRQQFSLAFRARLIGGSARTSSETREVRWLNRNEIDELDLHPSMRARLEHALSNRGRPSIG; encoded by the coding sequence GTGAGCAGAGTCGACTACATCGATGATCCCAACGCGCCCGCCATCAACAGCGTGGTTCCCTCTGTGGTGGCGGTGGTTACTGATCGCGAGGGCCGCGTTCTCATGATCCACAAGACGGACAACAACCTTTGGGCTCTCCCCGGTGGTGGTCACGAACCTGGGGAGTTCATCGCGGACACCGTTGTTCGGGAGGTCAAGGAGGAGACGGGCTACGACGTCGAGGTCGAGACGCTCACTGGTACGTACACCAATCCGAACCATCGGATGAAGTACGACGACGGTGAGGTTCGTCAGCAGTTCTCACTGGCCTTCCGAGCCCGGTTGATCGGAGGTTCGGCACGAACCAGCTCAGAGACTCGCGAGGTCCGTTGGCTGAACCGCAATGAGATCGACGAACTGGACCTCCATCCATCGATGCGCGCGCGCCTAGAGCACGCCTTGAGCAACCGAGGCCGGCCAAGTATCGGCTAG
- a CDS encoding plasmid replication, integration and excision activator — translation MAMPRKIKVEFGEVFPFGVYAVSEVAPVRDFDRSTKDKPVHAVDEETGLLVWAVDVMDADPETRKTQRQVTVKLLAKVQPVLPDNKTGLPFTPVEFEGLTATPYIAENGNRSNLAWSFRASGVHAPKGRAERAA, via the coding sequence ATGGCAATGCCACGCAAGATCAAGGTCGAGTTCGGCGAGGTTTTCCCGTTCGGCGTCTACGCCGTCTCGGAAGTCGCCCCGGTCCGGGACTTCGACAGGTCGACCAAAGACAAGCCCGTGCATGCGGTCGACGAAGAGACCGGCCTCTTGGTCTGGGCCGTCGACGTGATGGACGCCGACCCCGAGACCCGCAAGACGCAGCGCCAGGTCACGGTCAAGCTGCTCGCCAAGGTGCAGCCCGTGCTGCCGGACAACAAGACCGGGCTGCCCTTCACGCCGGTCGAGTTCGAAGGGCTGACAGCAACGCCCTACATCGCGGAGAACGGCAACCGGAGCAACCTGGCATGGTCGTTCCGCGCTTCTGGTGTCCACGCGCCCAAGGGCCGCGCTGAGCGGGCTGCCTGA